One window of the Peptacetobacter hiranonis genome contains the following:
- a CDS encoding redox-sensing transcriptional repressor Rex translates to MGNKNISMAVIRRLPKYYRYLGELLDNDVQRISSKELSEIIGFTASQIRQDLNNFGGFGQQGYGYNVEALHKEIGKILGLDRPYNAVLIGVGNLGQAITNYSGFRNSGFEIKALFDANPRMIGLKIRELEILDSDIIEDYIKEHEIDIAIVCIPKNGAQELINRIVGAGIKGIWNFAPIDPEVPKGIIVENVNLTESLFTLSYLMKENNELKK, encoded by the coding sequence ATGGGAAATAAAAATATTTCTATGGCGGTTATAAGAAGACTACCTAAATACTACAGATACTTAGGTGAGCTTCTAGACAATGATGTTCAGAGAATATCATCAAAAGAATTAAGTGAAATAATAGGTTTCACAGCTTCTCAGATAAGACAGGATTTAAACAACTTTGGAGGATTCGGACAGCAGGGGTACGGATATAATGTAGAGGCTCTACACAAAGAAATCGGAAAGATATTAGGTCTTGATAGACCATATAATGCTGTTCTTATAGGTGTAGGGAATCTAGGTCAGGCTATAACAAACTATTCAGGATTTAGAAACTCAGGATTTGAAATAAAAGCTTTATTTGATGCAAATCCAAGAATGATAGGTCTAAAAATAAGAGAGCTTGAAATATTAGACTCTGATATTATAGAAGACTATATAAAAGAACACGAAATAGATATAGCAATAGTATGTATACCTAAAAATGGAGCTCAGGAACTAATAAACAGAATAGTTGGAGCTGGAATAAAAGGTATATGGAACTTTGCTCCAATAGATCCAGAAGTTCCAAAAGGAATAATTGTTGAAAATGTTAACTTAACGGAAAGTCTATTCACTCTTTCTTATTTAATGAAAGAAAACAACGAATTAAAGAAATAA
- the pyrB gene encoding aspartate carbamoyltransferase yields MLKSRNLIQPEDFTVEEIDEVLSLGQRIMKNPEKYIHVCDGKLLATLFYEPSTRTRLSFESAMNRLGGRVVGFSDPKASSTSKGETLQDTMRTVSNYVDIIAMRHPVAGAAAEAVEACSVPFINAGDGGNQHPTQTLTDLLTIKTLKGNLSGHTVGLCGDLKYGRTVHSLVKAMSRYPDTKFVFIAPDELKMPDSVKEAIKGHEFVETNDLESAIPDLDILYMTRVQRERFDDIEEYERLKDTYILNKEKLTDAKEDMLILHPLPRVNEISTDVDDDKRAVYFEQAKFGMYVRMALIMKLLGIKDPE; encoded by the coding sequence ATGTTAAAATCAAGAAATCTAATACAGCCAGAAGACTTTACTGTTGAAGAAATAGATGAGGTTCTATCTCTTGGACAGAGAATAATGAAAAATCCAGAAAAATACATCCATGTATGTGATGGAAAGCTTTTGGCAACTCTATTCTATGAACCATCAACAAGAACAAGACTAAGCTTTGAATCAGCTATGAACAGACTTGGTGGACGTGTAGTAGGATTCTCAGATCCTAAAGCATCATCTACATCTAAAGGGGAAACTCTTCAGGATACAATGAGAACAGTATCTAACTATGTAGACATAATAGCTATGAGACATCCTGTAGCAGGTGCAGCAGCTGAAGCAGTAGAAGCATGTAGTGTTCCTTTCATAAATGCTGGAGACGGTGGAAACCAGCATCCAACTCAGACTCTTACAGATTTACTAACAATAAAAACTTTAAAAGGAAATCTTAGTGGCCACACAGTAGGACTTTGTGGTGATTTAAAATACGGAAGAACAGTACATTCTTTAGTAAAAGCAATGTCTAGATACCCAGATACAAAATTCGTATTTATAGCTCCAGATGAATTAAAAATGCCAGATAGCGTTAAAGAAGCTATAAAAGGACACGAATTTGTAGAAACTAATGATTTAGAATCAGCTATACCTGACCTTGACATACTTTACATGACTAGAGTTCAGAGAGAAAGATTTGATGATATAGAAGAATACGAAAGATTAAAAGATACATATATACTAAACAAAGAAAAATTAACTGATGCAAAAGAAGATATGTTAATACTTCATCCACTTCCAAGAGTGAATGAAATATCTACTGATGTAGACGATGATAAAAGAGCTGTTTACTTTGAACAGGCAAAATTCGGAATGTATGTAAGAATGGCTCTAATAATGAAACTTTTAGGAATAAAAGACCCAGAATAA
- a CDS encoding DUF362 domain-containing protein has translation MAYKITDACVSCGACAAECPVGAISEGDSIYVIDADACVECGACAEACPVGAPQAE, from the coding sequence ATGGCATACAAAATAACTGATGCTTGCGTTAGCTGTGGTGCTTGTGCAGCTGAATGTCCAGTTGGAGCAATATCTGAAGGAGATAGCATATACGTAATAGATGCAGATGCATGTGTTGAATGTGGTGCATGTGCTGAAGCTTGTCCAGTAGGAGCTCCTCAGGCTGAATAA
- a CDS encoding dihydroorotate dehydrogenase electron transfer subunit — translation MYKIIENSYIGEDMYRMKVAGKFEGKMGQFYMLRAWDKYPVLSRPISIHDIDEEGITFLYKVVGEGTEIFAKLVPGDEIKLQGPYGNGYEKVEGKVALVGGGIGVAPLYLVAKTIPGCDAYLGFREEAILVDEYKEFCNEVKTTTGNTFITDILNVEDYDYILSCGPTPMMEKLVKMCEGTNTRIMISLENHMACGVGACLVCTCKTKFGNKKTCKDGPVFWGEDVIF, via the coding sequence ATGTACAAAATAATAGAAAACAGTTATATCGGCGAAGATATGTACAGAATGAAAGTCGCAGGAAAATTTGAAGGAAAAATGGGACAGTTCTATATGCTAAGAGCTTGGGACAAATACCCTGTACTTTCAAGACCGATAAGTATACATGACATAGATGAAGAAGGAATAACATTCCTTTATAAAGTAGTTGGAGAAGGAACAGAAATATTTGCTAAACTTGTTCCAGGAGATGAAATAAAACTTCAGGGACCATATGGAAATGGATATGAAAAAGTAGAAGGAAAAGTAGCTTTAGTTGGTGGAGGAATAGGTGTAGCACCTCTTTACTTAGTAGCTAAAACTATACCTGGATGCGATGCATATCTTGGCTTCAGAGAAGAAGCAATATTAGTAGATGAATACAAAGAATTCTGTAATGAAGTAAAAACAACTACAGGAAATACATTCATAACAGATATATTAAATGTAGAAGATTACGATTACATACTATCTTGTGGACCAACACCAATGATGGAAAAATTAGTTAAAATGTGTGAAGGTACAAACACAAGAATAATGATATCTCTTGAAAATCACATGGCTTGTGGTGTTGGAGCATGTCTAGTATGTACTTGTAAAACAAAATTCGGAAATAAAAAGACTTGTAAAGACGGTCCAGTATTCTGGGGAGAGGATGTGATTTTCTAA
- a CDS encoding dihydroorotate dehydrogenase has translation MADLRVKFGEIEFKNPIVMASGTFGFGKEYNEYYDINELGGVSSKGLTLNAKPGNNGLRIHETPSGIMNSVGLENPGVQGFIDHEMPFFGNLNCVRIANVGGGCLEDYVKGVELLNDQDIDMVELNISCPNVKAGGMAFGIKNEVAREVVREVRKVCKHPLVVKLSPNAEDIVGMAKVCEEEGADGVSLVNTFKALAIDIKRRKPVFENVTAGLSGPAIKPIALRMVYEVSKAVNIPVIGIGGISTAEDVIEFIMAGATVVQVGTANFMDPEIGTKIIKDLNDFMDREGIKSLDEIRGII, from the coding sequence ATGGCTGATTTAAGAGTAAAATTTGGAGAAATAGAATTTAAAAATCCTATAGTAATGGCCTCAGGAACATTCGGATTTGGTAAAGAATACAATGAATATTACGATATAAATGAACTTGGTGGAGTAAGTAGTAAAGGATTAACTTTAAACGCAAAACCAGGAAACAATGGTTTAAGAATACACGAAACTCCATCAGGAATAATGAACAGTGTTGGTCTTGAAAATCCAGGAGTACAGGGATTCATAGATCACGAAATGCCTTTCTTCGGAAATCTAAACTGTGTTAGAATAGCTAACGTTGGTGGAGGATGCCTAGAAGATTACGTAAAAGGTGTTGAACTTTTAAATGACCAGGATATAGATATGGTAGAGCTTAACATATCTTGCCCTAACGTAAAAGCTGGAGGTATGGCTTTCGGAATAAAAAATGAAGTGGCTAGAGAAGTTGTAAGAGAAGTTAGAAAAGTTTGCAAGCACCCTCTAGTTGTAAAACTATCTCCAAACGCAGAAGATATAGTTGGAATGGCGAAAGTTTGTGAAGAAGAAGGTGCAGATGGTGTATCTTTAGTAAATACATTTAAAGCTCTTGCAATAGATATAAAAAGAAGAAAACCAGTATTTGAAAATGTAACTGCTGGACTTTCTGGACCAGCTATAAAACCTATAGCTCTTAGAATGGTGTATGAAGTAAGTAAAGCTGTAAACATACCTGTAATAGGAATAGGTGGAATATCTACTGCAGAAGATGTTATAGAATTTATAATGGCTGGAGCAACTGTTGTACAGGTAGGGACTGCAAACTTCATGGACCCAGAAATAGGAACAAAAATAATAAAAGACCTTAATGACTTCATGGATAGAGAAGGAATAAAATCTCTTGATGAAATAAGAGGTATAATATAA
- a CDS encoding P-loop NTPase family protein, with product MKTISKKAAILLKIYVLIGKSGTGKSYKSLELACENNIDYIIDDGLLIYKGQIIAGVSAKQSQTKMEAVRRAVFSDINHRESVKKKINDLDINRILVLGTSLKMVKKICAALELGNIYEIIDINDISTDYEIRKAIESRKKGNHIIPVPTVEIKKRINGLRINPLRRFFMTSNKEAKILEKTVIRPAFSYMGKFYIAPEVLNQIIKYTISKDTHISRINRISIDNSNGKIKIKVSVNIRNLDAFGSLKNTQHNIKRNVEEMTLINVDRIDFYINKIKDK from the coding sequence ATGAAAACGATATCAAAGAAAGCGGCTATACTTTTGAAAATTTATGTATTAATAGGAAAAAGTGGGACAGGAAAAAGCTATAAATCATTAGAATTGGCTTGTGAAAATAATATAGATTATATTATAGATGACGGCCTACTTATTTATAAGGGTCAAATCATTGCAGGAGTGTCTGCAAAACAGTCACAGACTAAGATGGAGGCTGTTAGAAGGGCTGTTTTTTCTGATATAAATCACAGAGAATCTGTTAAGAAAAAGATTAACGATTTAGATATAAATCGTATTCTGGTTTTAGGTACATCGTTAAAGATGGTAAAGAAAATTTGTGCAGCTCTAGAATTAGGCAATATATATGAGATTATAGATATAAACGATATAAGTACCGATTACGAGATAAGAAAGGCTATAGAGTCTAGAAAAAAAGGAAATCATATAATACCAGTTCCTACTGTAGAGATTAAAAAAAGAATAAATGGGTTAAGAATAAATCCCCTAAGAAGATTTTTTATGACATCTAATAAAGAGGCTAAAATACTTGAAAAAACTGTAATTAGACCGGCTTTTAGCTATATGGGTAAGTTCTATATTGCTCCGGAAGTATTAAATCAGATTATAAAATACACTATATCAAAAGATACGCATATATCTAGAATAAATAGAATAAGCATAGATAATTCAAACGGAAAAATAAAGATAAAAGTAAGTGTAAATATAAGAAATTTGGATGCTTTTGGTAGTCTAAAAAACACTCAACATAATATAAAAAGAAATGTAGAGGAAATGACATTAATTAATGTGGATAGAATTGATTTTTATATTAATAAAATAAAAGATAAATAG
- a CDS encoding LysR family transcriptional regulator produces MLEELKTFIAVVEIKNFTKAAEYLSLSQPSVSVHIKNLENYFGEKLIDRSVRQKSIKITEQGYLLYKRAKEVVSIIEAAKLEVKIDTEYIVGDIKISAVPSAANYILPKYIAEFSKKYPNINIELSIKSFDDVKKDLVNLDADIGIIDRKIMSDDFEQQECFKENMKLIFPYDYKTYISNIHSYENLSGQNWILREKGSGTRFLTEYFLNKKQIIPKSVFIMGSSYSIKEAVKNGMGISILSGSACEQFENSNEIFCMDIDNEFSRTFYSISQKNFKPKRSVSLFLDEIKNSDAQI; encoded by the coding sequence TTGTTAGAAGAATTAAAAACATTTATCGCTGTTGTTGAAATTAAGAATTTTACCAAAGCTGCAGAATACCTAAGTCTTTCACAACCAAGTGTTAGTGTACACATCAAAAATTTAGAAAACTATTTTGGAGAAAAACTCATAGACAGATCTGTTAGACAGAAATCTATAAAAATAACTGAACAGGGTTATTTACTTTACAAAAGAGCTAAAGAAGTCGTAAGTATAATCGAAGCTGCTAAGTTAGAAGTTAAAATTGATACGGAATATATTGTTGGAGATATTAAAATTTCAGCTGTTCCTTCAGCTGCTAATTATATTCTTCCAAAATATATAGCTGAGTTTTCAAAGAAATATCCAAATATAAATATAGAACTCTCTATAAAAAGCTTTGATGATGTAAAAAAAGATTTAGTTAATTTAGATGCAGATATAGGTATTATAGACAGAAAGATTATGTCTGATGATTTTGAACAACAGGAATGCTTTAAAGAAAATATGAAGTTAATTTTCCCTTACGATTATAAAACTTATATTTCTAATATCCATTCTTATGAGAATCTAAGTGGACAGAATTGGATTTTAAGGGAAAAAGGATCTGGAACAAGATTTTTAACAGAGTATTTTCTAAACAAAAAACAGATAATCCCCAAATCTGTTTTCATTATGGGAAGTAGTTATTCAATAAAGGAAGCTGTAAAAAATGGAATGGGTATTTCTATACTATCTGGTTCCGCTTGTGAGCAGTTTGAAAATTCTAATGAAATATTCTGTATGGATATAGACAACGAATTTTCTAGAACTTTCTATTCTATTTCTCAGAAAAATTTCAAACCAAAGAGATCAGTTTCATTATTTTTAGATGAAATAAAAAATAGCGATGCTCAAATTTAA
- a CDS encoding C40 family peptidase, producing the protein MDKKKLLSLVVSFTMVATGTVLVSADEIDDINSVPDTETGITIDEYKESPYKVATVKDGKSVNVRVDGNTKRVAGEGEQFKVKGIQGEWVNVEDGEDDAWIASEYVAISEGVAFTTASTLNLRAADNTSSEVLEELDKGSALVVVKQEGDWIQVRNQGKEGYVHADYVTDEAPVVPTVDVDGNIIDVPSVDSYNAQAVLNLAYSKKGSPYLWGATGPDKFDCSGFVQYVYINSVGVSLPRVSSDQANVGTEITRDQLQPGDLVFFTTDGSGGVSHVGIYVGNGCMIHSPHSGDVVKVTDITSDYYSSHFVTARRVL; encoded by the coding sequence TTGGATAAGAAAAAATTACTTTCATTAGTGGTATCTTTCACTATGGTTGCAACAGGTACAGTATTAGTAAGTGCAGATGAAATAGACGATATAAATTCAGTTCCAGATACAGAAACTGGTATAACAATAGATGAATACAAAGAATCTCCATACAAAGTAGCTACTGTAAAAGATGGTAAATCAGTAAACGTAAGAGTTGATGGAAATACTAAAAGAGTAGCTGGAGAAGGAGAACAGTTTAAGGTTAAAGGAATCCAAGGAGAATGGGTTAACGTTGAAGATGGAGAAGATGATGCATGGATAGCTTCTGAATATGTAGCAATATCAGAAGGGGTTGCATTTACTACTGCATCGACACTAAACCTTAGAGCAGCGGATAATACATCATCAGAAGTATTAGAAGAATTAGATAAAGGTAGTGCATTAGTAGTAGTTAAACAGGAAGGTGATTGGATTCAGGTTAGAAATCAGGGAAAAGAAGGGTATGTTCATGCTGATTATGTAACAGATGAAGCGCCAGTAGTACCTACTGTAGATGTAGACGGAAATATAATAGATGTACCTTCTGTTGATAGCTATAATGCTCAGGCTGTATTAAACTTAGCATATTCTAAAAAAGGAAGCCCATATCTTTGGGGAGCAACAGGTCCTGATAAATTTGACTGCTCAGGATTTGTACAGTATGTATATATAAACTCTGTAGGAGTGTCTCTACCAAGAGTATCTTCTGACCAGGCAAATGTAGGAACAGAAATAACTAGAGATCAGCTTCAGCCAGGTGATTTAGTATTCTTCACAACAGATGGAAGTGGGGGAGTAAGTCACGTTGGAATATATGTAGGAAATGGATGCATGATACACTCTCCTCACAGTGGGGACGTAGTAAAAGTAACTGACATAACATCAGATTACTACTCATCTCATTTTGTAACAGCAAGAAGAGTATTATAA
- the gluD gene encoding NAD-specific glutamate dehydrogenase, with translation MSGNVFENAQAQVKKACDKLGMEPNVYELLKEPQRVIEVNIPVKMDDGSIKVFKGFRSQHNDAVGPTKGGVRFHPNVSLEEVKALSIWMTFKCSVTGIPYGGGKGGIIVDPSQLSQGELERLSRGYIDGIYKLIGEKVDVPAPDVNTNGQIMSWMVDEYNKLTGSSNIGVITGKPVAFGGSLGRNEATGFGVAVTVREAAKKLGIPMETAKIAVQGFGNVGAFTVKNIQKLGGTVVAMAEWCPKHGTYVIYKEDGLDFQAMWDHRAANGDLYDFPGAKVISLEEFWALNVDIIVPAALENAITAEVAETINAKLICEAANGPTTPEADEVLARKGITLTPDILTNAGGVTVSYFEWVQNLYGYYWSEADVEAKEEEAMVKAFESLWKIKEEYNVTMRESAYMHSVKKVAEAMKLRGWY, from the coding sequence ATGTCAGGAAATGTTTTTGAAAACGCACAGGCACAGGTAAAAAAAGCATGCGATAAATTAGGAATGGAACCTAATGTTTACGAATTATTAAAAGAACCTCAGAGAGTTATAGAAGTAAACATACCAGTTAAAATGGACGACGGATCTATAAAAGTATTCAAAGGATTCAGATCTCAGCACAATGATGCAGTTGGACCAACAAAAGGTGGAGTTAGATTCCATCCAAACGTTTCATTAGAAGAAGTTAAAGCTTTATCTATATGGATGACTTTCAAATGTTCAGTAACAGGAATACCTTACGGTGGTGGTAAAGGGGGAATAATAGTTGACCCTAGCCAGTTATCTCAGGGAGAACTTGAAAGATTATCAAGAGGATACATAGACGGAATATACAAATTAATAGGTGAAAAAGTAGACGTACCAGCTCCAGACGTTAACACTAATGGACAGATAATGTCTTGGATGGTTGATGAATACAATAAATTAACAGGATCAAGCAACATAGGTGTTATAACTGGTAAACCAGTTGCATTCGGTGGATCATTAGGAAGAAATGAAGCTACTGGATTCGGTGTTGCAGTAACAGTTAGAGAAGCAGCTAAAAAATTAGGAATACCTATGGAAACAGCTAAAATAGCAGTTCAGGGATTCGGTAACGTTGGTGCTTTCACTGTTAAAAATATACAGAAATTAGGCGGAACTGTTGTAGCTATGGCTGAATGGTGCCCTAAACATGGTACTTATGTAATATACAAAGAAGACGGTTTAGATTTCCAGGCTATGTGGGATCACAGAGCAGCTAACGGAGATTTATATGACTTCCCAGGTGCAAAAGTTATATCTTTAGAAGAATTCTGGGCATTAAACGTTGATATAATAGTACCAGCAGCTCTTGAAAATGCTATAACTGCAGAAGTTGCTGAAACTATAAATGCTAAATTAATATGTGAAGCAGCTAACGGACCAACTACTCCAGAAGCTGACGAAGTATTAGCTAGAAAAGGAATAACTTTAACTCCAGACATATTAACTAATGCTGGTGGTGTTACAGTTTCTTACTTCGAATGGGTACAGAACTTATACGGATACTACTGGTCAGAAGCTGACGTAGAAGCTAAAGAAGAAGAAGCTATGGTTAAAGCTTTCGAATCTCTATGGAAAATAAAAGAAGAATACAACGTAACAATGAGAGAATCTGCTTACATGCACTCAGTTAAAAAAGTAGCTGAAGCTATGAAATTAAGAGGATGGTACTAA